One genomic region from Candidatus Curtissbacteria bacterium encodes:
- a CDS encoding sensor histidine kinase — translation MIKLNLRLLLIFLEIAIIPVALISYLALFNTKSAITTQVLNQLDQLAAITKNRVRSANVQNLELLSDVINSASGGRPISEFKSLIDPESDIRSISITDVGGKVTSSTDPEKVGRNFGSEEFFLKARVSRRATTFLQGKNRELLIVVSGPITRDGELIGVAIVEKNGASFLSIFNENVGLGTSGEILLVARDRNGGSVYITPSKFDQLGPLSRSTPKDDFSQAATQALLGREQTFDSSIDYRQEKVLASTRYIEEADLGVIAKIDQKEAYLSIAKLSGLLTIVSLVSVSVIALISLSAATSIVAPIKKLINMTNKISGGDFSHRAVVESRDEIGQLELSFNIMAMKLKRSYEGLEQKVRERTKELEVSTRNLEIANANLKNLDKLKDEFVSIASHELRTPMTAIKGMVSMIVDGDYGKVEKGLHEPLADIANSTDRLIVLVNELLNVSRIEAGRLKFELSDFAIQPVIGEVVTSLIPLAKGKNLYLDFKYDGLTFVQGDTNKIREVLSNLIGNSLKFTERGGITISLEEDGDLLKVFVQDTGIGISSEDQVKLFGKFKQISSYQVGRPAGSGLGLYISRELTRKMGGDLWIQKSEPQQGSTFVFSLPLATSELAKRLREVVKQQSQEVQL, via the coding sequence ATGATAAAGCTAAATCTTCGGCTACTTTTGATTTTTCTTGAGATTGCAATAATTCCGGTTGCGCTTATTAGCTATCTTGCGCTTTTTAATACTAAAAGCGCGATCACAACCCAGGTACTGAATCAACTCGACCAGCTTGCAGCTATAACGAAAAATAGGGTCAGGAGTGCAAATGTTCAAAACCTGGAACTCTTAAGTGATGTAATCAATAGTGCGAGTGGGGGGCGGCCCATTTCTGAGTTTAAATCTCTTATTGATCCTGAGAGTGACATAAGAAGTATTTCCATTACGGATGTTGGCGGAAAGGTTACGTCTTCAACGGATCCAGAGAAAGTTGGCCGCAATTTTGGCTCTGAAGAATTCTTTCTGAAAGCAAGAGTCAGTAGACGCGCTACAACGTTTTTGCAGGGCAAAAACAGAGAGCTTTTAATCGTTGTCTCTGGCCCAATCACCCGCGACGGAGAACTTATAGGGGTTGCGATTGTCGAAAAGAATGGTGCGAGTTTCTTGTCTATTTTTAATGAAAATGTTGGACTTGGTACGAGTGGGGAAATTCTCTTGGTGGCCAGAGACAGAAACGGGGGCTCCGTTTATATCACTCCCTCCAAATTTGACCAGCTAGGTCCTCTTTCTCGTAGTACGCCCAAGGATGACTTTAGCCAAGCCGCAACTCAAGCGCTTTTAGGACGCGAACAAACTTTCGACAGTAGTATTGATTACCGTCAGGAAAAAGTTCTCGCCTCCACTCGTTATATTGAGGAAGCAGATTTGGGTGTGATTGCAAAAATTGACCAGAAGGAAGCGTATCTTTCGATTGCCAAGTTGAGTGGGCTTTTGACTATCGTCTCTCTAGTTTCGGTAAGCGTTATTGCACTTATATCTCTTTCGGCGGCAACTTCTATTGTTGCCCCTATTAAAAAACTTATTAATATGACAAATAAAATTTCTGGTGGAGATTTTTCGCATCGTGCTGTTGTTGAATCGAGGGACGAAATAGGGCAGCTGGAACTTTCCTTTAATATTATGGCGATGAAACTAAAGCGGTCGTATGAGGGACTTGAGCAAAAAGTAAGAGAAAGAACGAAGGAGCTGGAGGTCAGCACAAGGAACCTCGAAATTGCAAACGCTAACCTTAAAAACTTGGACAAACTTAAAGACGAGTTTGTGTCCATAGCATCTCATGAACTCCGAACTCCGATGACGGCGATTAAGGGCATGGTTTCGATGATTGTTGACGGTGATTATGGAAAGGTCGAGAAAGGGCTCCATGAACCACTTGCGGATATTGCTAATTCTACTGACAGGTTAATTGTCCTTGTTAACGAACTCTTGAATGTTTCAAGAATCGAGGCGGGGCGACTTAAATTTGAACTCAGCGACTTTGCAATCCAACCTGTTATTGGCGAAGTTGTTACGTCTCTGATCCCGCTTGCAAAAGGGAAAAATCTTTACCTGGATTTTAAGTACGACGGACTTACGTTTGTGCAAGGAGATACCAATAAAATCAGGGAAGTTTTAAGTAACTTAATTGGCAACTCGCTTAAATTTACAGAACGTGGAGGCATAACAATAAGCTTAGAGGAAGACGGAGATCTATTGAAGGTGTTTGTTCAGGATACCGGAATTGGTATTAGTTCTGAGGACCAGGTTAAATTATTCGGTAAATTTAAACAAATAAGTAGTTATCAGGTTGGAAGACCAGCGGGTAGCGGGCTGGGTCTTTATATTTCCAGAGAATTGACAAGAAAGATGGGTGGAGATCTTTGGATTCAGAAATCGGAACCTCAACAAGGATCGACTTTTGTATTTTCGCTTCCGCTTGCAACTTCAGAACTTGCCAAAAGATTGAGAGAAGTCGTGAAACAACAATCACAAGAAGTACAGCTTTAA
- a CDS encoding response regulator translates to MAKVLLVEDDQFLQKMYQKKFQISGFEVEIAKDGEEGLSKMKALKPDIVLMDIMMPKLNGIDATAAAKSDETTRNIPIIILTNLSSTEDAQTAVKKGAVDFMVKSNFTPAQVVEKVKQVLASGK, encoded by the coding sequence ATGGCAAAAGTACTGCTAGTAGAGGACGATCAGTTCTTACAGAAAATGTATCAGAAAAAATTCCAGATTTCTGGATTTGAGGTAGAAATCGCAAAGGACGGGGAGGAAGGTCTTTCTAAAATGAAGGCCCTAAAGCCAGATATAGTGCTTATGGATATAATGATGCCGAAATTGAACGGAATCGACGCGACTGCGGCAGCAAAATCAGATGAGACGACGCGTAATATTCCGATTATCATACTTACTAACTTATCAAGTACAGAGGACGCCCAAACTGCGGTCAAGAAAGGTGCGGTCGATTTTATGGTGAAGTCGAACTTTACTCCAGCCCAAGTTGTTGAAAAGGTCAAACAGGTTCTGGCGTCTGGCAAGTAA
- a CDS encoding GspE/PulE family protein, translating into MKRVASYAKDKSVSLYDAIVENDLVSDENLGSLVSDFLKIPMISLSKVEISPEALNIVPENVARAQKMIAFSVEGDSVKIATSNPDNRETIDMISRKVGKKVYVYLTTDRDIANALSLYKKELQKTFDEILVEQVQEAGRSASKEAPVAKIVDTLIEYAYDNKASDIHIEPGEEDSLVRFRIDGVLHDVLKLPNDLHDQVVSRIKVLSRLRTDEHMSAQDGKLSMKVHEEELDIRVSIVPIVEGEKTVLRLLTSHFRQFGLADLGMNDRDLAKVKNGFMKPYGMVLSTGPTGSGKSTSMYAILKILNTREKNIATIEDPVEYTIDGLNQIQVNAKTNLTFANGLRSLLRQDPDIIYVGEIRDEETADIAINSAMTGHLVLSTLHTNDAATALPRLIDMHIEPFLVASTVNVIIGQRLIRKICEKCKTSFTKKPEELTSLISIEEVKKHFGQSGEIRMYHGKGCSMCHMTGYRGRIGIFEVLEVSAAIQELINQKADSDVIVKRAVIEGMITMIEDGLDKVQQGITTIEEVLRATKE; encoded by the coding sequence TTGAAAAGGGTTGCTTCTTACGCAAAAGACAAAAGTGTCTCTCTCTATGATGCAATTGTCGAGAACGATTTGGTTTCTGATGAGAATTTAGGAAGTCTTGTCTCTGACTTTTTAAAAATTCCCATGATTTCCCTTTCGAAAGTCGAAATTTCTCCTGAGGCTTTAAATATAGTTCCCGAAAACGTGGCAAGAGCTCAGAAAATGATAGCTTTTTCCGTGGAGGGGGATAGTGTAAAGATAGCAACTTCCAATCCTGACAATAGGGAAACTATAGATATGATCTCGCGAAAGGTCGGGAAAAAGGTTTATGTTTATCTGACGACGGATCGGGACATTGCAAACGCGCTCAGTCTTTACAAAAAGGAACTGCAAAAAACATTTGACGAGATTTTGGTTGAACAGGTACAGGAAGCTGGAAGGTCGGCGAGTAAAGAGGCACCTGTCGCTAAGATTGTTGATACGTTAATTGAATACGCTTATGACAATAAGGCGTCTGATATTCACATCGAACCCGGTGAAGAAGATTCCTTGGTCCGTTTTAGAATCGACGGAGTATTGCACGATGTTTTAAAACTGCCCAATGATCTACACGATCAGGTTGTATCTCGGATTAAGGTTTTGTCGCGGCTCAGAACGGATGAGCATATGAGTGCTCAGGACGGCAAACTTTCGATGAAAGTTCACGAGGAAGAGCTCGATATTAGGGTTTCAATCGTGCCGATTGTTGAAGGAGAAAAGACAGTTCTTAGATTGCTAACATCCCACTTTAGGCAATTTGGGCTGGCTGATTTAGGGATGAACGACCGTGATCTCGCAAAAGTTAAAAATGGTTTTATGAAACCGTATGGGATGGTACTTTCGACGGGGCCAACGGGTTCGGGGAAAAGCACTTCGATGTACGCAATTTTAAAGATTTTAAATACGAGGGAAAAAAATATTGCGACCATAGAAGACCCTGTTGAGTATACGATAGACGGTTTAAATCAAATTCAGGTAAATGCAAAAACCAACCTGACTTTTGCAAACGGACTCCGTTCACTTCTGCGACAAGACCCCGACATTATATACGTGGGGGAAATAAGAGATGAAGAGACGGCCGACATTGCAATAAACAGTGCTATGACGGGGCATTTGGTTCTTTCTACGCTTCACACAAATGATGCCGCGACGGCTTTACCAAGGCTTATTGATATGCATATCGAACCTTTTTTAGTTGCCTCAACTGTAAACGTTATTATTGGTCAAAGGCTTATTCGTAAGATTTGCGAGAAATGCAAAACGTCGTTTACAAAAAAGCCGGAAGAGCTTACGAGCTTAATAAGTATTGAGGAGGTTAAAAAGCATTTTGGTCAAAGTGGTGAGATAAGAATGTATCATGGGAAAGGATGTTCTATGTGCCACATGACAGGTTATAGGGGAAGAATAGGCATTTTTGAAGTTCTCGAAGTAAGTGCAGCTATACAGGAATTAATCAATCAGAAAGCTGACAGTGATGTTATCGTTAAACGTGCTGTGATTGAAGGTATGATAACAATGATCGAGGATGGTCTCGATAAGGTTCAGCAAGGAATTACGACAATTGAAGAAGTGCTGCGAGCCACAAAAGAGTAA
- a CDS encoding type II secretion system F family protein gives MSVTLSKKDKLMLISNLGTMLTAGIPILEAVESLASDSKGNQKKIIETLHADLNQGRTISSSFAKFPKAFDPVTVNLVKAAEESGTLDSSLKDLTVGIKKDMEFTEKVKGAITYPVFVIIVFVGVLLLILTFVIPRISSVFSRLNVDLPLPTRILINFSDLLLGKTIPVIAVLAVLVVGIVFLYKTRKKTLLNVILSLPILKRLARDIDLTRFCRSMSLLLTSGIPITEALDLSSNVVTKKEVSRAIETAKKFVAAGRKLSESFKENSKVIPSIMIRITEAGERSGTLEKSMQDISEYFEGEVTRRLRTLTSLLEPLMLVFIGLLVGGMMLAIIAPIYGLIGNIGAR, from the coding sequence ATGAGCGTCACACTGTCCAAGAAAGATAAATTGATGCTTATCAGCAATTTGGGAACGATGCTGACGGCTGGTATTCCGATCTTGGAAGCCGTAGAGTCACTTGCTTCAGACTCAAAAGGGAATCAGAAGAAAATCATCGAAACTCTACACGCAGATCTTAATCAGGGAAGAACCATCTCAAGTTCGTTTGCTAAATTTCCAAAAGCTTTTGACCCTGTTACTGTAAATTTAGTTAAGGCGGCAGAAGAGTCGGGCACGCTTGATTCTTCGTTAAAAGATTTAACGGTTGGTATCAAGAAGGACATGGAGTTTACGGAAAAGGTAAAGGGTGCGATAACTTATCCTGTTTTTGTAATTATTGTTTTTGTCGGCGTGCTTCTTTTGATACTAACTTTTGTTATCCCGCGTATATCTAGTGTGTTTAGCAGGCTTAATGTTGACTTGCCTCTTCCTACAAGAATTCTTATTAATTTTTCAGATCTCCTTTTGGGTAAGACAATTCCAGTGATTGCTGTGTTGGCTGTTCTTGTTGTAGGTATAGTCTTTTTGTACAAAACGAGGAAGAAAACGCTATTAAATGTTATTTTGTCCTTGCCAATTTTAAAGCGGCTTGCGAGAGATATTGATTTAACAAGGTTTTGCCGCAGCATGTCACTTCTTCTGACATCTGGTATTCCGATTACCGAAGCCCTTGATCTGTCGAGTAATGTAGTAACAAAAAAGGAAGTTTCCAGAGCGATAGAAACTGCTAAAAAATTTGTCGCTGCCGGCAGAAAACTTTCGGAGAGCTTTAAGGAAAATTCAAAAGTTATTCCAAGCATTATGATCAGAATTACAGAAGCCGGAGAGAGGAGTGGGACACTTGAAAAGTCTATGCAGGACATTTCGGAATATTTTGAAGGTGAAGTTACGAGAAGACTCCGAACTCTGACGTCACTACTCGAACCGTTAATGCTAGTCTTTATTGGACTATTGGTCGGTGGCATGATGCTTGCAATTATCGCGCCAATTTACGGGCTGATCGGTAATATTGGCGCAAGATGA
- a CDS encoding prepilin-type N-terminal cleavage/methylation domain-containing protein, translating into MSLLSKKKRKFGFTLVEVIIVGGLFALVASFSAINILRSQTHSTLVSQVTIFVSDSRSQQVRAMAGDSQGQSTSGDWGIHLENNRYVLFRGSTYSAGDGGNFIVNLGSTMAISWTLPTADIVFVKRSGEVVSYTEGANTVTFTNSASGEHAQLTINRYGSISR; encoded by the coding sequence ATGAGCCTACTTTCTAAAAAAAAGAGAAAATTCGGCTTTACTCTCGTTGAGGTCATCATAGTTGGTGGACTCTTTGCTCTTGTTGCTTCTTTTTCCGCAATTAACATCTTAAGAAGTCAAACGCACAGCACCTTGGTCTCGCAAGTTACAATTTTTGTTTCTGATAGTAGGTCACAGCAAGTGAGAGCAATGGCGGGGGATTCGCAAGGACAATCGACTTCAGGTGATTGGGGGATACACCTAGAGAATAACAGGTATGTCTTATTTCGCGGATCAACATATTCTGCGGGAGATGGTGGGAATTTTATCGTCAACCTAGGCTCTACTATGGCCATCAGTTGGACATTGCCAACGGCGGACATAGTTTTTGTCAAAAGGAGCGGAGAGGTAGTTTCATACACCGAAGGTGCCAACACCGTTACTTTCACCAATAGCGCAAGTGGCGAACATGCGCAACTGACAATTAATCGCTACGGGAGTATTTCGAGATGA
- a CDS encoding type II secretion system GspH family protein: MILPKYRNAQGFTLIELLVVIGILAILLAIVLVAINPARQFSQANNTQRKSDVNAILNAIHQYAVDNNGNTSALGIDGTVRTITSTVGATNVNLCEANELVPTYIADLPLDPQDGTEDPARSVCTDVGATYNTGYTVVVSATDNRVTVAAPGAELSEIITVTR, encoded by the coding sequence ATGATCCTGCCTAAATACAGAAACGCACAAGGTTTCACACTCATTGAGCTTTTAGTCGTTATTGGTATTCTTGCTATTCTTCTCGCGATAGTCTTAGTCGCGATTAACCCCGCCAGGCAATTTTCTCAGGCCAACAATACTCAGAGGAAGAGTGATGTAAACGCGATACTTAACGCGATTCACCAGTATGCTGTTGACAACAATGGTAACACTTCTGCACTGGGTATTGATGGGACGGTGAGAACTATTACGTCAACTGTGGGAGCGACAAATGTTAATCTTTGTGAAGCTAATGAATTAGTACCGACTTATATCGCGGATCTTCCGCTTGACCCACAAGATGGTACGGAGGATCCTGCTAGGTCTGTTTGTACCGATGTTGGAGCAACATACAATACAGGATATACTGTAGTTGTGAGTGCGACCGACAATAGGGTAACTGTAGCTGCTCCGGGGGCAGAACTTTCCGAAATTATAACGGTTACCAGATAA
- a CDS encoding VOC family protein produces MMDSVVHFEIPTDDLARANKFYSSAFGWNMISETGHDYVLVMTAESDEKGPKERARINGGMLKRQGPITNIVITINVDDIDEALRKIEEAGGKTIRGKQPVGEAGFAAYFTDTEGNVVGLWENASKS; encoded by the coding sequence TTGATGGATAGTGTAGTTCATTTTGAAATACCGACAGATGATTTAGCGAGGGCTAATAAATTTTATAGTTCAGCTTTTGGCTGGAATATGATTTCGGAGACTGGACACGATTACGTGCTCGTTATGACTGCTGAAAGTGACGAGAAAGGTCCGAAAGAGCGAGCGAGGATAAACGGGGGAATGTTAAAGAGACAGGGGCCGATTACCAACATAGTAATTACTATAAATGTGGACGATATCGACGAAGCGCTTCGTAAAATAGAAGAGGCCGGAGGTAAGACGATTCGTGGGAAGCAGCCGGTTGGGGAAGCGGGGTTTGCCGCGTATTTTACTGACACCGAAGGGAACGTCGTTGGCCTTTGGGAGAACGCAAGCAAAAGTTAA